In Pochonia chlamydosporia 170 chromosome 3, whole genome shotgun sequence, the following are encoded in one genomic region:
- a CDS encoding malate synthase (similar to Aspergillus terreus NIH2624 XP_001209812.1), with the protein MAATDTILQGVSVNGKVDEIHRKILTPQALAFLALLHRSFNATRKQLLERRKIRQAEIDRGVLPDFLPETKHIRENATWKGAPPAPGLVDRRVEITGPTDRKMVVNALNAEVYTYMADFEDSSAPTWENMINGQVNLYDANRRQVDFKQGQKEYKLRTDKKLPTLIVRPRGWHLDEKHVTVDGEPISGGLFDFGLYFFHNAYELQRRGYGPYFYLPKMESHLEARLWNDVFNLAQDYIGMPRGTIRGTVLIETILAAFEMDEIIYELRDHSSGLNCGRWDYIFSTIKKFRQNPNFVLPDRSCVTMTVPFMDAYVKLLIQTCHKRGVHAMGGMAAQIPIKDDKQANDKAMENVRADKLREVRAGHDGTWVAHPALASIATEIFNKHMPTPNQLFVRREDVQIGQNDLLNMNVPGSITEEGIRKNLNIGLGYMEAWIRGVGCVPINYLMEDAATAEVSRSQLWQWVKHGVSTAEGKRVDKAYALKLLKEQADQLASKAPKSNKFHLAAQYFAGQVTGEDYADFLTTLLYNEITQVGAPSPASKL; encoded by the exons ATGGCTGCCACCGACACCATCCTCCAGGGCGTCTCCGTCAACGGCAAAGTTGACGAGATTCACCGCAAGATCCTGACGCCCCAGGCCCTTGCCTTCCTTGCCCTTTTGCACCGCTCCTTCAACGCCACCCGCAAGCAGCTGCTGGAGCGTCGCAAGATCCGCCAGGCCGAGATTGACCGCGGCGTCTTGCCCGACTTCTTGCCCGAGACGAAGCACATTCGTGAGAATGCTACTTGGAAGGGAGCGCCGCCTGCTCCTGGACTGGTGGATCGTCGGGTTGAGATTACGGGGCCGACGGACAGGAAGATGGTTGTGAATGCGTTGAATGCTGAAGTTTATACGTATATGGCTGATTTTGAGG ACTCCAGCGCCCCTACCTGGGAAAACATGATCAACGGCCAAGTCAACCTGTACGACGCCAACCGTCGGCAGGTCGACTTCAAGCAAGGCCAAAAGGAGTACAAGCTCCGCACCGACAAGAAGCTTCCCACGCTCATCGTCCGCCCGCGAGGCTGGCACCTCGACGAGAAGCACGTCACCGTCGACGGCGAGCCCATCTCCGGCGGCCTCTTCGACTTTGGCCTGTACTTCTTCCACAACGCCTACGAGCTGCAGCGCCGCGGCTACGGCCCTTACTTCTACCTCCCCAAGATGGAGAGCCACCTCGAGGCGCGTCTGTGGAACGACGTCTTCAACCTCGCCCAGGACTACATCGGCATGCCGCGCGGCACCATCCGCGGCACCGTGCTCATCGAGaccatcctcgccgccttTGAGATGGACGAGATCATCTACGAGCTGCGCGACCACAGCTCCGGCCTCAACTGCGGCCGCTGGGACTACATCTTCAGCACCATCAAGAAGTTCCGCCAGAACCCCAACTTTGTGCTCCCCGACCGCTCCTGCGTCACCATGACGGTCCCCTTCATGGACGCCTACGTGAAGCTGCTCATCCAGACGTGCCACAAGCGCGGCGTCCACGCCATGGGCGGCATGGCCGCCCAGATCCccatcaaggacgacaagCAGGCCAACGACAAGGCCATGGAGAATGTGCGCGCCGACAAGCTGCGTGAGGTGCGGGCCGGCCACGACGGCACCTGGGTTGCTCACCCTGCGCTGGCGAGCATCGCTACTgaaatcttcaacaagcacaTGCCTACGCCTAATCAGCTGTTTGTGCGGAGGGAGGATGTTCAGATTGGTCAGAATGACTTGCTGAATATGAATGTCCCCGGTAGCATTACCGAGGAAGGTATCAGGAAGAACCTCAACATTGGGCTGGGCTACATGGAGGCCTGGATCCGTGGAGTGGGATGCGTCCCCATCAACTACCTCAT GGAGGACGCTGCCACCGCTGAAGTCTCCCGCTCCCAGCTCTGGCAATGGGTCAAGCACGGCGTCTCTACCGCCGAAGGGAAACGCGTCGACAAAGCCTACGCTCTTAAACTCCTCAAAGAGCAGGCCGACCAGTTGGCCTCCAAGGCCCCCAAGAGCAACAAGTTCCACCTTGCTGCTCAATATTTCGCAGGCCAGGTCACTGGTGAGGATTACGCCGATTTCCTAACAAC GTTGCTCTACAATGAGATTACGCAGGTTGGTGCCCCTAGCCCTGCGTCCAAGTTGTAA